One genomic segment of Flavobacteriaceae bacterium includes these proteins:
- a CDS encoding glyceraldehyde-3-phosphate dehydrogenase has translation MSIIANYEKEVTVQAQTRRATIEFINIVNDLWYDKSIELVLFRNPLVDKRASEVLNLIGYAKEFVIKPITIYDALEIARAIKQVKLPSSKLDIGKLAYECYLDMGGCKDKITFIKNQLKNVTEAQNIKPKDVVLYGFGRIGRLLARELMSKMGKGTQLRLRAVVTRGEINQTVLEKRASLLNIDSVHGDFLGTVQTDVENNTLIINGTTVKMISANTPEEIDYTAYGIKDALIIDNTGAFRSKETLSRHLKAKGAAKVLLTAPGKGIPNIVHGVNHKEYNPDTTDIFSAASCTTNAITPVLKVIEDNYGIIKGHLETIHAYTNDQNLVDNMHHKYRRGRAAGLNMVITETGAGEAVTKALPALEGKLTSNAIRVPVPNGSLAILSLQLHTNVTTETLNAMLKQNALEGDLVEQIKYSLDNELVSSDIIGTTAPSIFDSKATITNGNTVVIYIWYDNEYGYSHQVIRLAKYIAKVRRYTYY, from the coding sequence ATGTCAATAATAGCAAATTACGAAAAAGAAGTTACCGTACAGGCTCAAACAAGAAGAGCTACCATTGAATTTATAAATATTGTAAACGACTTATGGTATGATAAATCCATAGAACTGGTGTTATTCAGGAACCCGTTGGTAGACAAAAGAGCAAGTGAAGTTTTAAATTTAATTGGCTATGCCAAAGAATTTGTTATAAAACCGATTACCATCTACGATGCTTTGGAAATAGCCAGAGCTATTAAGCAGGTAAAACTGCCTTCTTCAAAATTAGATATCGGTAAGCTTGCCTACGAATGTTATCTGGATATGGGCGGTTGCAAGGACAAAATAACATTTATAAAAAATCAACTAAAAAATGTAACCGAGGCACAAAATATCAAACCTAAAGATGTGGTATTATATGGTTTTGGCAGGATAGGCAGGTTATTAGCCCGAGAACTGATGTCAAAAATGGGAAAAGGAACTCAGTTGAGATTAAGAGCTGTTGTTACGCGAGGAGAAATTAACCAAACCGTATTAGAAAAAAGAGCTTCGCTATTAAACATAGATTCGGTACATGGAGATTTCCTGGGAACGGTACAAACCGATGTGGAAAATAATACACTAATCATTAACGGAACTACTGTGAAAATGATTTCTGCAAACACACCGGAAGAAATTGACTATACGGCATATGGAATCAAAGATGCATTGATTATAGATAATACGGGAGCATTTAGAAGTAAAGAAACACTGAGCAGGCATTTAAAAGCAAAAGGAGCAGCCAAAGTATTATTAACAGCACCTGGGAAGGGCATACCTAATATTGTACATGGTGTAAATCATAAAGAATACAATCCTGATACGACTGATATTTTCTCGGCAGCATCTTGTACCACCAATGCAATTACTCCTGTTTTAAAAGTTATAGAAGATAATTACGGAATTATCAAAGGACATTTGGAAACAATTCATGCATATACCAATGACCAGAATTTAGTAGATAATATGCACCATAAATACAGAAGAGGTAGAGCAGCAGGACTAAACATGGTAATTACCGAAACAGGAGCCGGAGAAGCAGTAACAAAAGCCTTACCTGCCTTAGAAGGAAAACTAACATCAAATGCCATTCGGGTACCTGTGCCTAACGGGTCATTAGCCATCTTAAGTTTACAATTACATACAAATGTAACTACCGAAACACTAAATGCTATGCTCAAACAGAATGCTTTGGAAGGAGATTTGGTTGAACAAATAAAATATTCATTAGATAACGAATTGGTATCTTCGGATATTATTGGCACTACGGCACCGTCTATTTTTGACAGTAAAGCTACCATTACAAACGGGAATACCGTTGTTATTTATATTTGGTATGACAATGAATACGGATATTCTCATCAGGTAATACGTTTGGCGAAATACATAGCTAAAGTAAGAAGATATACCTATTATTAA
- a CDS encoding PASTA domain-containing protein → MNLTVFLKSKSFFIQIGIAIGCFILFIFMLQRWLNYTTNHDQKIEVPDLNRSSLAEVQVTLRGLNLGYIIQDSSRYNPNYPAKSVMEQLPEAGDFVKEKRKIYLVINPSKYRDIMIPDLNGRTKRQAMTQLQSIGFNIGEFYFVHDIGKDVVRGLRYNGQKLNPGVKLPKNSTIDLVLGDGKR, encoded by the coding sequence ATGAATTTGACTGTATTTTTAAAAAGTAAATCTTTTTTTATACAAATAGGCATTGCTATCGGGTGCTTTATATTATTTATTTTTATGCTACAACGATGGTTGAATTATACGACAAATCACGATCAAAAAATAGAAGTTCCGGATTTAAACAGGTCTTCTTTAGCAGAAGTGCAGGTAACTTTAAGAGGATTGAATCTGGGCTATATCATTCAGGACTCCAGCAGATATAATCCGAATTATCCTGCTAAATCTGTTATGGAACAATTGCCCGAAGCAGGTGATTTTGTAAAAGAAAAACGTAAAATTTATTTGGTCATAAATCCTTCCAAATACAGAGATATTATGATTCCCGATCTAAACGGACGTACCAAAAGACAGGCAATGACACAGCTACAATCTATTGGTTTCAACATAGGGGAATTTTATTTTGTTCATGATATTGGAAAAGATGTAGTTCGTGGCCTAAGGTATAATGGTCAAAAATTAAATCCGGGAGTAAAATTACCTAAAAACTCAACTATAGATTTAGTTTTAGGCGACGGAAAAAGATAG
- a CDS encoding transposase, giving the protein MELSLDLLKFILPEMLVEHFDLVRHTHRNEELHLYFEERNVVPKEVINPNVIAHGFHKEITIEDFPLRGNTVYLHVRRRRWLDKETRQIIQRDWNLVAQGTRMTGEFAAFLKEISRY; this is encoded by the coding sequence TTGGAATTATCCTTAGACCTTTTAAAATTCATCTTACCTGAGATGCTCGTAGAACATTTTGATTTGGTAAGACACACTCATCGAAATGAGGAACTTCATTTGTATTTTGAAGAGCGTAATGTTGTTCCTAAAGAAGTCATAAATCCTAATGTAATTGCTCATGGTTTCCACAAAGAGATTACTATTGAAGACTTTCCTTTGCGTGGAAACACTGTGTATCTTCACGTAAGGCGACGTAGATGGTTAGATAAAGAGACTAGGCAAATCATTCAAAGAGATTGGAATCTAGTAGCTCAGGGAACTCGCATGACAGGTGAGTTTGCTGCTTTTTTAAAAGAGATTAGTCGATACTGA
- a CDS encoding D-alanine--D-alanine ligase — protein MSKKNIAIVMGGYSSESSISVKSGMVVYNYLDKNKYNLYSVLILKAGWFVETETKKYSIDKNDFSVVIDREKIIFDCVFNAIHGSPGENGLLSAYFNLIGMRHTSAPFYQMALTFNKRDCLSIVSAYGIPTAVSYYLNKGDEIQVDKIIEKVGFPCFVKPNHAGSSFGISKVYKKEELIYAIEKAYQEDSEILIESFLNGTEVSVGVISYKEETIVLPITEIVPENDFFDYEAKYEGKSQEITPAGITEDTKKKVEAVAKKAYHILNMSGFTRSEYILVNGMPHFIEMNTVPGFTEESILPQQAKEAGISLTELFDNAIKMALN, from the coding sequence ATGAGCAAAAAGAATATTGCTATCGTTATGGGAGGATACTCCTCCGAAAGTAGCATATCCGTTAAAAGTGGTATGGTTGTCTATAATTACCTGGATAAAAATAAATACAATCTTTATAGTGTTCTGATTTTAAAAGCAGGGTGGTTTGTAGAAACAGAAACAAAAAAATACTCAATAGATAAGAATGATTTTTCGGTAGTTATTGATAGAGAAAAGATTATTTTTGATTGTGTTTTTAATGCCATTCACGGAAGCCCGGGCGAAAATGGACTATTATCGGCATATTTTAATCTAATAGGGATGAGACATACATCGGCTCCTTTTTATCAAATGGCGTTGACTTTCAACAAAAGAGATTGTCTGAGTATAGTTAGTGCATATGGCATCCCTACTGCGGTTTCTTATTACTTAAATAAAGGAGATGAGATACAGGTTGATAAAATTATCGAAAAAGTGGGTTTCCCTTGTTTTGTAAAACCCAATCATGCAGGTTCAAGTTTTGGCATCTCTAAGGTATATAAAAAAGAAGAATTGATTTATGCTATAGAAAAGGCATATCAAGAAGATTCCGAAATTTTAATCGAATCTTTCTTAAACGGAACAGAGGTATCAGTTGGAGTGATTTCTTATAAAGAAGAAACTATCGTATTGCCTATTACCGAAATTGTGCCTGAAAATGATTTTTTTGATTATGAGGCAAAATATGAAGGAAAATCACAAGAGATTACCCCGGCCGGAATAACTGAAGATACCAAGAAGAAAGTAGAAGCAGTAGCTAAAAAAGCCTATCATATTCTAAACATGAGCGGATTTACACGATCCGAATATATTTTAGTAAACGGTATGCCGCATTTTATAGAAATGAATACCGTTCCCGGTTTTACTGAAGAAAGCATTTTGCCACAGCAAGCAAAAGAAGCAGGTATTAGTTTAACCGAACTGTTTGATAATGCCATTAAAATGGCACTAAATTAA
- the coaD gene encoding pantetheine-phosphate adenylyltransferase yields MKKAVFPGSFDPITSGHVDIIKKAVSLFDKIVIAVGINSEKKYMFSTDQRIKLIEDTFSAEKKIVVDTYRGLTVDYCKSISAQFIVRGLRNPADFEFEKAIAQSNRKLSGIETVFLLTSAETSFISSSIVRDIIRNGGNVASFVPSSVTNLTHVKKI; encoded by the coding sequence ATGAAAAAAGCAGTTTTCCCCGGTTCATTTGATCCGATTACTTCCGGACATGTGGATATCATAAAAAAGGCTGTTTCGTTATTTGATAAGATTGTGATTGCCGTTGGAATCAATTCTGAAAAAAAATATATGTTCTCTACAGATCAACGAATAAAACTTATTGAGGATACTTTTTCTGCCGAGAAAAAAATAGTTGTAGATACATACAGGGGACTAACAGTTGATTATTGTAAATCTATCAGTGCGCAATTTATCGTTCGCGGATTAAGGAATCCTGCTGACTTTGAATTTGAAAAGGCAATTGCGCAAAGCAATAGAAAACTTTCGGGTATAGAAACCGTATTTTTACTGACCAGCGCAGAAACCTCATTTATTAGCTCGTCTATTGTAAGAGATATTATACGTAATGGAGGTAATGTTGCTTCTTTTGTTCCAAGCTCTGTAACTAACCTAACACATGTTAAAAAAATATAA
- a CDS encoding transposase, producing the protein MDTYIDLLKLILPELLVEHFDLSKHSVENEVMHLYFEERNIVPKEESERILIAHGFHKELTIQDFPLRGNTVYLHIKRRRWLDRKTKQIVQRDWNLVAQGTRMTEQFAAFLKEISR; encoded by the coding sequence TTGGATACTTATATAGATTTACTAAAATTAATTTTACCAGAGTTGTTAGTTGAACATTTTGATTTGTCAAAACATAGTGTTGAAAATGAAGTGATGCATTTGTATTTTGAAGAACGTAACATAGTTCCCAAAGAAGAATCAGAACGTATCTTGATAGCTCACGGATTTCATAAAGAGCTTACCATTCAAGACTTTCCATTACGAGGCAACACAGTATATCTTCACATTAAACGTCGTAGATGGTTAGATAGGAAGACCAAACAAATTGTACAAAGAGATTGGAATTTAGTAGCACAGGGGACTCGAATGACAGAGCAGTTCGCTGCTTTTTTAAAAGAAATTAGTAGATAG
- a CDS encoding GHKL domain-containing protein encodes MLKKYNSVMLINRIKEPAKLEPYLIKNYAQISLLVAVGSCVYGMIIHYYNANAVEPKFSREIFSLIFLILAALYLTKIEKVLKYYEHFFFGLIFLFIHYLIYISYLNNFTVDYLLGTYITIFGSLLMLNSRMLIIIFISLEFIHIVEKVFRSNMDIISTSAVITSMGTILLFSFFMLTANLRQKKKLKDVNNELEEKVSLRTKDLEKRANELHEKNEDLRDFVYVISHDLKQPLKNIVTLSDWLIEENTGTINDKLKLIKTQVSQMYLLIEGILDYSLQNKVYGKITMVDINKLVKELITLNTANCVITIKNKLPKIPFNNSQMIQVFQNLIQNAIKYNDKKDIRIAIDYQEQEENHLFSVADNGIGIEKKYYNKIFGLFERLEVNFDENSTGIGLALVKKIITKNNGNIWVESELKVGTTFFFTLSKNNNVNV; translated from the coding sequence ATGTTAAAAAAATATAATAGTGTAATGCTTATCAATAGAATAAAAGAACCTGCTAAACTAGAACCTTATCTTATTAAAAACTATGCACAAATCTCTTTACTAGTTGCAGTAGGATCATGTGTTTATGGGATGATTATCCATTATTATAACGCAAACGCTGTTGAACCAAAATTCAGTAGAGAAATTTTTTCATTGATTTTCCTAATATTAGCAGCACTTTATTTAACTAAAATAGAGAAAGTGCTAAAATACTATGAGCATTTTTTCTTTGGATTAATTTTCTTATTTATCCACTACCTTATCTATATAAGTTATCTTAATAATTTTACCGTAGATTATTTATTAGGCACATATATAACCATATTTGGTTCTCTTTTGATGCTTAATTCCAGAATGTTGATAATTATTTTTATTAGTTTGGAGTTTATCCATATTGTAGAAAAAGTATTCAGGTCAAATATGGATATAATATCTACAAGTGCAGTTATTACCTCTATGGGAACTATCTTGCTATTTTCTTTCTTTATGCTAACCGCAAACTTAAGACAAAAGAAAAAGCTTAAAGATGTAAATAATGAATTGGAAGAAAAAGTAAGCTTGAGGACTAAAGATTTGGAAAAAAGAGCTAATGAACTCCATGAAAAGAACGAAGATTTACGGGATTTTGTTTATGTAATTTCACATGATTTAAAACAGCCTCTAAAAAATATTGTTACGCTTTCCGACTGGTTAATTGAAGAAAATACGGGAACTATAAATGACAAATTAAAGTTAATAAAAACACAAGTATCTCAAATGTATCTACTCATAGAAGGAATCCTGGATTATTCTTTACAAAACAAAGTATACGGAAAAATTACTATGGTAGATATAAACAAGTTGGTCAAAGAATTAATTACATTAAATACGGCTAATTGTGTCATTACCATAAAGAATAAACTCCCTAAAATTCCTTTTAATAATTCTCAGATGATACAAGTATTTCAAAATTTGATACAAAATGCTATAAAATATAATGATAAGAAAGATATACGCATCGCTATAGATTATCAGGAGCAAGAAGAAAATCATCTATTCTCGGTAGCTGATAACGGGATAGGGATTGAGAAAAAATACTATAACAAAATATTCGGATTATTTGAAAGGCTGGAAGTAAATTTTGACGAAAATTCTACAGGTATCGGATTGGCATTGGTAAAAAAAATAATTACCAAAAACAATGGAAATATTTGGGTGGAAAGTGAATTGAAAGTAGGAACTACTTTTTTCTTTACTCTATCTAAAAATAATAATGTGAACGTGTGA
- a CDS encoding IS3 family transposase, which produces MKFPVEKMCQILGVSKSGYYNWLSSGTSKLWLENQKLSIEIHAIFEMSHHSYRSPRIKTELEALDYNVSKPPVAHIMKANHLHAVRTRKFKATSDSKHNYLISPNLLNQNFKVKRKNQVWVSDITYIHTKQGWLYLTVIIDLYRRKIVGWSLSDNVIKEDTFVKAWNMAVANNPITKKLIFHFDRGSQ; this is translated from the coding sequence ATGAAATTTCCTGTTGAAAAGATGTGTCAAATCTTAGGTGTAAGTAAAAGCGGTTATTATAATTGGTTAAGCTCAGGTACTAGTAAATTATGGTTAGAGAACCAAAAGCTGTCCATCGAAATACATGCTATATTTGAAATGAGTCATCACAGTTATCGGTCTCCAAGAATAAAAACAGAATTAGAAGCTTTAGACTATAACGTATCAAAACCACCTGTAGCCCATATTATGAAAGCAAATCATTTGCATGCTGTAAGGACACGTAAATTTAAGGCTACCTCAGATTCAAAACACAATTACCTCATATCGCCTAATTTACTAAATCAAAATTTTAAAGTTAAACGCAAAAATCAAGTATGGGTAAGTGATATTACTTATATCCATACCAAACAGGGCTGGTTGTACTTAACCGTTATTATTGATTTATACCGTCGTAAAATAGTAGGATGGTCTTTAAGCGATAACGTAATCAAAGAAGACACCTTTGTAAAAGCTTGGAATATGGCTGTAGCCAATAATCCTATAACTAAAAAACTCATATTTCACTTTGACAGAGGTAGTCAGTAA
- a CDS encoding DDE transposase produces the protein MGRFYGVDGKKLGRQYRDYLSEFKQWKQKKHAKEWHVFPENIGAYLSIDETALSKGELYTIITNKKAKGKKGAIVGVFAGTKIEPIIEQLLKISSKKRNKVKEITLDMANSMKNIAKTCFPKAIQVTDRFHVQKLALEALQDIRIKHRWNAIDLENDLIKLAKTKGKEYQPEIFDNGDTRKQLLARSRYLLYKSPEKWTQNQYLRSKILFEKYPDIQKAFNLNQSLRNIFNTAKSIQIAYTKLAHWYNDVEKSGFKAFNTIANTISINYRSILNYFINRSTNASAESFNAKIKAFRAQFRGVKNVEFFLFRLTQIFA, from the coding sequence ATAGGTAGATTTTACGGAGTTGATGGTAAAAAACTTGGACGTCAATATCGTGATTATTTAAGTGAGTTTAAACAATGGAAACAAAAAAAACATGCTAAAGAGTGGCATGTTTTTCCTGAAAATATAGGTGCTTATTTATCTATTGATGAAACAGCATTGTCTAAAGGAGAACTCTACACCATTATTACCAATAAAAAAGCCAAAGGTAAAAAAGGAGCTATTGTAGGGGTTTTTGCAGGCACTAAGATAGAACCCATTATAGAACAGTTACTTAAAATATCCTCTAAAAAAAGAAACAAAGTCAAAGAAATTACACTAGATATGGCGAACTCTATGAAAAATATAGCCAAAACATGTTTCCCTAAGGCCATACAAGTAACTGATAGATTCCATGTGCAAAAACTAGCTCTAGAAGCGCTACAAGATATTAGAATAAAACATCGATGGAATGCAATAGACCTAGAAAATGACCTAATCAAGTTAGCAAAAACAAAAGGTAAAGAGTATCAACCTGAGATATTTGACAATGGGGACACTAGAAAACAACTCTTAGCTAGAAGTAGATATTTACTCTATAAATCTCCTGAAAAATGGACACAAAATCAATATCTAAGAAGCAAAATACTTTTTGAAAAATATCCTGATATTCAAAAGGCTTTTAACTTAAATCAGAGCCTTAGAAATATATTCAATACAGCTAAATCAATACAAATTGCATATACAAAACTAGCACATTGGTATAATGATGTAGAAAAATCTGGTTTTAAAGCTTTTAATACAATAGCAAATACAATTTCTATAAATTATCGGTCAATACTCAATTATTTTATCAATCGGAGTACAAATGCTTCTGCTGAATCTTTTAATGCTAAGATTAAAGCCTTTAGAGCGCAGTTTAGAGGTGTTAAAAATGTAGAATTCTTCCTGTTCAGATTAACACAAATTTTTGCCTAA
- a CDS encoding RluA family pseudouridine synthase, whose amino-acid sequence MNEEKLDNEKAYEHYCFTAREGQAPLRVDKFLINFIENATRNKIQLAAKAGNILVNEVSVKSNYKVKPNDIVRVVFFYPPHENLLVAEDIPLDIVFEDASLIVVNKPPGMVVHPGHGNYSGTLVNGLMNHIENLPVNGNHYPGLVHRLDKDTSGLLVVAKTDAAMAHLAKQFFYRTTERLYYTLVWGNIKEDKGTIKGHIGRNPKNRLQMDVFPDGEYGKPAVTHFKVIERLTYVTFIECKLETGRTHQIRAHFKHIGHPLFNDERYGGDQILKGTTFTKYKQFVENCFHVLPRQALHAKTLGFTHPITGKFLQFDSEIPEDMKTCLEKWRMYAEHFKE is encoded by the coding sequence GTGAATGAAGAGAAATTAGACAACGAAAAAGCATACGAACATTATTGCTTTACAGCTCGTGAAGGACAAGCACCATTGCGAGTTGATAAATTTTTAATAAATTTTATAGAAAATGCCACCCGAAATAAAATTCAACTCGCTGCAAAAGCCGGTAATATTCTGGTAAATGAAGTTTCCGTAAAATCCAATTATAAAGTAAAACCCAATGATATTGTCCGTGTGGTTTTTTTCTATCCCCCTCATGAGAATTTACTGGTCGCGGAAGATATCCCTCTGGATATTGTTTTTGAAGATGCATCTCTAATTGTTGTAAATAAGCCGCCAGGAATGGTGGTACATCCCGGTCACGGAAATTATTCGGGAACCTTGGTAAATGGTCTTATGAATCATATAGAAAATTTACCTGTTAACGGCAATCATTACCCGGGTTTGGTACATCGCCTTGATAAAGACACAAGTGGTCTGTTAGTAGTTGCCAAAACAGATGCTGCTATGGCACATTTAGCTAAACAGTTTTTTTACAGGACTACCGAGCGTTTATACTATACCTTAGTTTGGGGTAATATTAAAGAAGATAAAGGTACCATTAAAGGCCATATCGGACGTAATCCTAAGAATCGGCTACAAATGGATGTATTTCCTGACGGCGAGTATGGAAAACCCGCCGTTACACATTTTAAAGTTATAGAGCGGTTGACTTATGTAACGTTCATTGAGTGCAAATTGGAAACCGGAAGAACACATCAAATCCGCGCTCATTTTAAACATATCGGGCATCCGCTTTTCAACGACGAGCGTTATGGTGGAGATCAAATATTAAAAGGAACTACATTTACCAAATACAAACAATTTGTAGAAAACTGTTTTCACGTGTTGCCCAGACAGGCATTGCATGCAAAAACACTGGGATTTACACATCCTATTACCGGAAAATTCTTACAATTTGATTCTGAAATTCCCGAAGATATGAAAACCTGTTTGGAGAAATGGCGTATGTATGCAGAACATTTTAAAGAATAA
- a CDS encoding DDE transposase, whose product MARIYGVNGKKFQRQYRDYLSEFKQWKEKSHAKEWLIFPENIGTRLSIDEVALSKGELYTIVTNKKAKGKKGSIVAIIATTKAEPIIKHLFKISSAKRNKVREITLDMANSMKLIAKRCFPKAIQVTDRFHVQKLALEALQEIRIKHRWEAIDTENERIKLAKTNNKEYYPEILENGDTIKQLLARSRYLLYKAPSNWTEDQRVRANILFKRYPDIKTAFKLVQGLRNIFNTANSIQVAYTKLAHWYKDVEQTAYKAFNTIANSIRLNYRSILNYFINRSTNAAAESFNAKIKAFRLQFRGVKNTEFFLYRLTTIFA is encoded by the coding sequence ATTGCAAGAATCTATGGCGTGAATGGGAAGAAGTTCCAAAGGCAGTATCGAGATTATTTGAGTGAGTTTAAACAGTGGAAGGAAAAGTCTCATGCCAAAGAGTGGTTGATCTTCCCTGAGAATATAGGAACTCGATTATCTATCGACGAAGTAGCCTTATCAAAAGGAGAACTCTACACCATCGTTACCAATAAAAAAGCTAAAGGAAAGAAAGGAAGTATTGTGGCGATCATAGCTACTACCAAAGCAGAACCTATTATCAAACACCTATTTAAAATCTCATCTGCGAAAAGAAACAAGGTCAGAGAAATTACCCTAGATATGGCGAACTCCATGAAGCTGATTGCCAAACGGTGTTTCCCCAAAGCCATACAAGTAACCGATAGATTCCATGTACAGAAACTAGCTCTAGAAGCACTTCAAGAAATTAGGATCAAACATCGATGGGAAGCCATAGATACAGAAAATGAACGGATCAAACTTGCCAAAACCAATAACAAAGAATATTACCCTGAAATATTAGAAAATGGAGATACCATAAAGCAACTCTTGGCTAGAAGCAGATACTTACTCTACAAAGCACCAAGTAATTGGACAGAAGATCAAAGAGTAAGAGCTAACATCCTCTTTAAAAGATATCCTGATATCAAAACAGCTTTTAAGCTCGTACAAGGACTTAGAAATATCTTCAACACAGCAAACTCAATACAAGTCGCTTATACAAAACTAGCGCATTGGTATAAAGATGTAGAACAAACAGCATACAAGGCTTTTAATACCATAGCAAACTCTATCAGGCTTAACTATAGATCAATATTGAATTACTTCATTAATAGAAGTACTAATGCAGCGGCAGAATCTTTCAATGCCAAAATCAAAGCCTTTAGATTACAATTTAGAGGGGTCAAAAACACAGAATTCTTCCTCTATAGATTAACTACAATTTTTGCATAA